Genomic DNA from Alicyclobacillus fastidiosus:
ATGGCCGGGGCCACCTTCGCAAGGCGGCGGACCAGGACGTCTGTGTTCGTGAAGAGGCCACCGGCCAGGACGGTGGTTTGACCGACTTCTCCAGCTAAATCCCGAACAACCGCTTCGACGAGCCGCAAGTAATCGGAGACGGCACCTGCGATGATCTGATCGGCGACCGAGTCGGAATCGGCCAGTGCGACCACTTCCTTGGCGAACTTGGCGATGGTGTTGACAGGGTGGGCGGACGCGTAGACGAGCGGGATCAACGATTGTGTGTGGTCCACGTCATATACGTCCATGGCGCGTTCCCAGAGCGCCGTTTGCGAGGCGCGGCCCTCGAAGCCTTGGATAGCGGCCATCAGGCCGGCGCGACCGATGGCGAAGCCGCTCCCTTCATCGCCCAGAAGATAGCCGTATCCGCCAGCCCGCGCAATCTGACCTGTCGTCGATTCGCCCACGGCGATGGACCCAGTTCCGGCGATCAGCACGACACCGGACTGTCCGCGCGTGCCAGCGGCGAGGGCCGCGAGGGCGTCATTTTTGATCTCGACGGCGCTATTGGGGAAGCGTTCTTGGAATACGGCGTGCAGACGTGCGGATTCAGCCGGCCTATCAACGCCCGACATACAAATGGACAGCCCACGTACATCTTCTCGTTTGAGGTTACGAGCGGCCAAGCAGGCGCAAATCGACCTGGTCACTACGTCTTGCGCCTCATTCCAGCCGACGACGTTGGGATTGCTCGACGGAGCGATGATAGTCGCTCCACCACCGTTGTCGATCAGGAAGACCTGCGTTTTGGTGCCGCCGCCATCTACACCGATGTAGGTTGACATGCTGGTGTCACTCCCATCTGATCGCCGACGCGGCTACGTTGTGAAGTCGATGGCGCAGGCGAATGACGGCCTTCTTTTGGCGACCGTAGTGAACGTCGTTGGTTAGGATGATCATCCAGAGGCCAGAAGCGGGATCGAACGCCAAACTCGTGCCCGTAAAACCCGTGTGGCCAACAGTCGTTTCCGGCCAGAGATCACCCGTGTGGTCGTAGGCGTCATGTCGGCAGACCCACCCTAAACCGCGGTTTCCAGGGAGCGAAGGCGTGTGATTCTGGACGGCTAAACGCCGGACAGCAAAAGACAGCAGGGGCTTGTGTCCAAGCCACATCCCGACGTACGAGATGAGGTCCGCCATGGAAGCAAAGAGTCCCGCATGACCGGACACGCCGCCGAGGGCTTCTGCGTTCTCATCGTGGACAATGCCGACCTTCCCATGTTCTGTCGCAGCAATGCGCGCAAACGTGGAAGGCGGTGGGCAGAACATCGTGTCGGACATCCCAAGCTGGGTAAACACGCGTTCGCTGGCAAACTGGTCGAGCGAGAGGCCGCTGACCGCTTTCACGATCTCCCCGAGCAACATGAAGCCGATGTCGCTGTACTCCGTTCGGACGCCTGGGGTGATGCCAATCCCTTCGCGGCGAATGGCCGCCGTAATGGCCTCCGGTGTGTTAAACAACTCGTAAAACAGCCGCGACGGGACCAGGCCCGCCGAGTGCGTCAGCAGGTGGCGGACGGTGACAACGCCCTTAGAGGCGTCAGTGAACTCCGGGATGAAGAGTGCGACTGGATCATTGAGCCGAATGTCGCCATCGTCCACTAAGCTCAAGACAGCTGGCAGTGTGGCTGTGACTTTGGTCAAGGAGGCCAAATCGAACACCGTCTCCTTGGTCATCTGTCGCGTCAAGCCGTTCACGTTCTCCGCGTAACCAAAGGCTTCGAAGTAGGCCGTGTCCTCGCCACGACCGACAGCGACGACAGCGCCCGGAATGTTTTCTTCTTCGATCTCACGCCGGACGATTTCTGCAATCCTCTGCAACCGGTGGGCGTTTACCGACAATGTCACCGGGACCCCTCCTCGATCGAGAGTGCGTTCCCTAGATGGCCTTCGGCGGCATCCAGTAATCGCTTCCCGACGTCTGCCGACACGCCTTTTTCGATCATCAAAATAGCGAGCTTCACGTGCTGGTCGGCGGCGGCCAAGGTGCTCTCAGCCGTCTCGTATGTGGTTCCGGTCGCGCGCATAATGATGCTCTTCGAGCGCTCTTGCAACTTAAAATTGGTCGCCTTCATATCCACCATCAAATTCTTGTAGACTTTACCCAGCCCTACCATCGCACCTGTACTGATCATATTCAGAATCATTTTTTGTGCGGTCCCCGCTTTTAGGCGGGTGGAGCCTGCCAGCACCTCAGGGCCGGTTTGGACGTCAATCGCAATTTGCGCGAGTTTGCCGATTTCGGATGCCGGATTGCATGACACGCTAATTGTTAAGGCACCATGTGTCGCCGCGTGCTGTAAAGCTCCTTTGACAAACGGCGTTCGCCCGCTCGCAGATAGTCCGACCACGGCATCCAGAGTCGACAGTTCGAGGGCAGAGAGCGCTTTGGCGCCGGCTGGTTCGTCGTCTTCCGCATTTTCGATCGCTCTGAAGGTCGCCTCTTTTCCACCGGCGATGATCGATTGTACGAGATCAGGAGGGGTGCTAAACGTGGGTGGGCACTCCGCAGCGTCGAGGATGCCCAAACGACCACTCGTGCCTGCCCCGGCATAGATGAGGCGACCGCCCTGTTTCAGCCGAACCACAATTTGGTCGATGGCGAGGGCGACCTTGGGGAGGACCTTTTCCACGGCGATGGGCACCGATTTGTCAGCATGGTTCATCAGCGTGACGATTTCAAGGGAACTGGATGAATCGAGATGCTCCGTTTCTTCATTGATTTGTTCCGTTTGCAGGTGTTCAAACACGATGTCATCGCCTTCCTCAACTCAAACATGAAGAGATTAGTATAGGAGAATATCGGCTATATCTTTGTTAAACGATTGAACAGATTCGTCACACTCCGCAAGGAAATCCATGGTTTTGCCCGCGTTAACTAGGGTGCGGAGGCGGTCTGTGCCAGCCAGAAGGTCGAAAAAGTAGCGGCCTTCCTCATCTTGATGTGTAAACGTGAAATGCTGGTCATAGAGCTTGGAGATGACATCGATGAGCGTGAGGCCCACCGTGAGCGGGCGCAGCGCACGCCGGTCCGTAATGTGAAGCTGGATGCCCTCACACAGGTCGCCCGGATACTTTTTATATGTGGGAACAAAGAATGTCGGCCGGGCCACTATACCAGGGAGTTTTTTTGCGTTGATGGCATCGGCCAGTTCAAATGCATGGATAAACGGGGCGCCTAACATTTCAAACGGGTGGGTGGTCCCTCGCCCTTCGCTGATATTCGTCCCTTCGAACAGACACGTTCCAGGATACAGAGCTACCATGTCTAGGTTGGTCGTGTTCGGTGAGGGAGAGACGAAGGGAAGTCCAGTCTCCACTTGCCACATCGAACGCTGCCAACCCTCACAGCGGATGACGGTCAGCGGCGCGGGGACGGGAAGCGTCTGGTTGTAAAGGGTCGCAATTTCACCCATCGTTAACCCATGTCGGTTGGGGATATCTATCATACCAACGAAGGAGTGAAATTTTTTATCAGGAATGTTCCCCTCTCGAACGACGCCGCCGATCGGGTTCGGACGGTCGAGGACGATGCATTCCAGGCCGTTCTGCGCACAAGCCTGAAGGCAATAGGCCATCGTGTTCATATTCGTATAATAGCGCGAGCCGATGTCGGGAACGTCGATGACCAGGGCGTCGAGGTCGGACAACATCTCCGGCGTGGGTTGCAGTGTATCTCCATACAGGCTGTAAGTAGGAAGCCCCGTGTGGGGGTCGTGAGCCGAAGGCACCTGTTCGCCTTCCTTGGCGCAGTTCAACATGCCGTGCTCCGGGCCAAACAGTTTGGCGACATGCCACTCTCTTTCTTCTACCAGTAATTCGACAATCGATCTCAGGGCCGAATCCGTGACGTTGTAGTTGCTCACGAGCCCCAACTGTTTTCCTGTGATGCACTGGCGATGTGCGTGAAGCAGCATCTCGGCACCGATCATGACCATTCTACGTCCCCTCCCTCGCGATAGCCTAATTATAAAACAAATATTCAGAAGTATAATACACAGAATGAAAATAATTTTTAAAATATTGTTGATGATAGGTGAATTTACTTTTATACTGGACTCATTCGTGGAGGTTGATGAAACGTGGTGCCAAGTGGGGGTTTGATTCGTCTTCGTGAAGCTCTTCCGAGACTATCTGATTCAGAAGCGAGAATTGCAGAATTTATCATTCAAAACCCGTCTGAGTTCGTCAACTTGACGATACAGGAATTGGCATCTCGTAGCCAGAGCAGTCCTGCTGCCGCTGTTCGCTTGTGGAAGTCACTCGGTTTTACCGGCTATCAGGAATTTAAAATTCGGGTGGCCAGCGACGTTCAATCCAATGTTGCCGAAGAGTACAGCGAGTTGAAAGTCGGCAGTTCCTTCGCGGCGGTGCTTCGGTCTGTGGAAGAAAGACATTTGCAGTCGATTCAGAATACCCTTCGCCTGCTCGATGAATCGGCGGTAGAAGAAGCGGTGCGAGTGATCCATCGCGCCTCCAAAGTGATGACGTATGGAATTGGCGCATCTGCTGTCGTGGCGGACGATTTGGCACAAAAGTTGACGCGGATTGGATTTCCGGTCTACGAGGCTGCGGACTTCCACAAGGCTGCCGTGTTGGCCTCCCAATTGAACGACCAGGACGTTCTCGTCTTGCTCTCTCATTCCGGCGCGACCTCGGAGGTGGTAGAGGTCGCTGAGATCGCCAAGCGAAAAGGAGCCCATCTGATTGCGGTGACTCGCTTTGGCGACACCCCGCTCTCCCGCATTGTCGACACGAAATTGTACGTAAGTGCGGTCGAACCACAGGTTCGACTCGGTGCAACAACGTCTCGCATGGCTGCACTCACCGTGATCGACGTACTGCTCGTCTCTCTGGCGAATCAATTTCGCGAGGAGATATACGAGGCACTTGAGGTCACGAGGAATGTTGTGAAGAGCCACAAATTTCGTAACTGAGGTGAGAACGTTGCGCAAAAGACGATGGCCAATCATAGTTGGTTTTCTCACGCCGGCACTGGTTCTGTACCTAATGTTTATCGTCTATCCATTTCTCTCTAGTATTCGGTACAGCCTGTATAACTGGAACGGCGTCGGCCCGCTCGTAGACTTTATCGGCCTCAAGAACTTTACTTACGTCCTGTTTTCTCACGAGTTTGCTCCGCAATTCTGGCGAGCTGTCGCACACAATCTGTATTTCTTCGTCCTTTCTATGATTTTGACGTCCATATTCGGCTTGCTTCTCGCCTATCTACTGGTCGCTGTCAAAGAGCGCGCATCTCGCTGGTTTCAAGTGATCTACTTCATTCCGATGGTCGTCCCACCCGTCGTCGTGGCCTACATCTGGAGCATGTACCTCGAGCCCAACTACGGGGCGATTTCACGGGCACTGACCTCGCTTCACTTAAATGTGCTGAATGTTCCGTTTTTGGGGAGCGGTGCTTTGGCCTTGCCGACGATTGCGGTCATCACCGCCTGGGCGGGGATGGGCTTTCCCATTCTCATCTTCATCGCAGCGATGATCAACATTCCGGAAGAGATGATTGAGGCGGCTAAGGTCGATGGAGCGTCGCGCACAAAGATTTTCTTTTCCGTGATCTTTCCTTTCATCAAACCGACTTTTTTGACCATCACAACACTCAATTTTGTCGGCGCGTTCGGCGCGTTTGACTACATCTACATCATGGAAGGAACGCAGGCGGGGCCGAACTATGCGACAGACGTCATCGGCACCCTGTTTTACCGGACTGCGTTCGGTGGATTTGGCACGACCGCACAAGGTGTCGGCCTAGCGACGGCACTGGCATTCGTCGGCTTCATCATCGTGATGATCGCCTCCGCATTTCTCGTGCTCTTGCAGCGAAGGGCGTCGATGGATCTGTAAATGCGAGTCCGACCCTTTACAAAGGATGTGTTCGAATGCACTTCAAGCGCCCAGTGATTGCCTATCTCATATTGGCTCTGTTTGCCGTCATCGCGCTGTATCCGTTGATCGATATGCTGCTTATGTCGTTCAAGGACCTTCCCGGTATTATTGCGCAGCCGTTTAGTTGGCCGACCAGTTGGCATTTGGAAAACTACGTGAACGCGTGGGGAGAGGGAAACCTCTTGTCCTACCTCATCAACACGGCCATCGTCTCCGTCGTGTCGGTCACCGTCATCACTTTTTTCTCGTCGATGGCGGCGTACGTCATCGCCCGGTTTAACTTTAAGGGCAACCAGATCATCTACCTGACGTTCCTCGCTGGCCTTGCCCTGCCGATTCAAATGATCGCCGTGCCTCTGTTTATTCTCATGAAGCAGATGTACCTGATTGACAATCTACTGTCTGTCATCCTCATTTATTCGGCGAGTGGACTGTCTTTTAGCGTCTTCTTGCTTGTCAATTTTATCCGCAGTGTTCCGAAGGACTTGGAGGAGGCGGCATTTATCGATGGCGCGGGTTACCTGCAAACCTACTGGCACGTCATCCTCCCGCTGATTCGGCCATCTTTAAGCACGACGGCATTGCTCAACTTCATTTCTGCGTGGAACGGATTTTTCTTTCCGCTCATTCTGCTCACCAACCCGAATCGAATGACTGTTGCGGTGGGGGTGCTGTCGTTTGTCGGCCAATATTCCACGCAGTGGAATTTGTTGCTTCCCGCCTTGGTCATCGTCATGTTGCCGACCATCATCGTGTTCGTATTTGCGTCGCGCCAATTCATTCGCAACATGACAGCGGGAGCCGTGAAGATGTAAAGGAGGTGATCCGGATCAACCAGCCGGATAATTCTCATATAACTAGAGGGGGAAAAGCGATGAAAAAGACGAAAAAGGCGATGTTATCGACCCTTGCATTGGCTCTGGCGGCAACTGGGACACTCGCAGGTTGTGGAACAGGAGGGGGAGGGACCCCGACCGTGACCGTGTGGTCTTGGCGCTCCCAGGACGCGGCCCTATGGAAACAGGTGCAGGCGGCTCTAAATGCCAAAGGGGACAAGGTGAACATTCAGTTCCGCGCCATCAACGCCACGAGTTATGACTCCGTGTTGCAGACGGCGATGGATGGCGGTAAAGGCCCCGATATCTTCTATGGGAGAGCGGGCGTTGGAACGCTGGATTACGCAGCAGCCAACATGATAAGCCCTGTGGATAAGATCGCAAACTTGTCGAGCATCAACTCGGCCGCCTTGCAGTCTGTGCAGTGGAAAGGCAAGACGTATGGCGTCCCGTTCGCAATTCAGACGATGGAGGTCTTCTACAACAAGGACATTTTTAAGAAGTATGGATTGTCTGTGCCGAAGACGTGGGCTGACTTTCTGCACGTCTGTCAGGTGCTGAAGTCCCACAATGTCACGCCGATCTCGACGATGGGGATTCAAAGCTGGATGCTTGCGCTCAACTTTGATGAAATTGGCGCAACGATGCTTGGGAATCAATTCACGCAGCAGTTGGTCGACAAACAGGCGAAGTACACAGACGCACCCTATGTCGACGCACTGAGCAAATATCAGTCGCTCGCCCCGTATTTCGAATCGAACTTCAAGGCTGTAGGTTCAGCTGGGAATGAGCAGGAGACCCAATTCGCGCTCGGCAATGCGGCAATGGTCATGGACGGCATCTTCGATGTGCCCACCATCCAGCAATTCAATCCCAAATTGAACATGGGGGCCTTCCTGATTCCTCCAGCGACTTCGACGCAATCTGCGAAGATTGATTGGTACGTGGACGGAGATATTGCCATGAACAGCAAGATCTCGAATACTGCGGAGCAAAAAGCCGCTCAGGAGGTCTTGGCATTTACGGCGACGAAGCAGTTTGGTCAAGATTTCTCCGATATCGCAGGTGAGATTTCACCAATTGCCGGCGTTCAGGTCCCCAAGAAGTATCCACTGTCGATTCAAGCTTACAATTGGTATCAGACGGTACCGATTAGCCCAATATTCAGTATCCGTAGTCCAATGGACACACCGCCGCCGACCCCGATCACGAGCCAGACGAAAAATGCAGCGAGCAATGACGCAGGTATTTACTCGGCGGAACAAAAAGTGCTCTTGCCGCTTTTGACCAACCAGATGACTCCGGCAAAAGCCGCAGACGAAGTACAGCAAACGGTAAACTGGTACTTCAAGTAATTTCCTACGCGAAACCATCAAGCGACGGAGCGGCGCTGCAACAGTCCGCTCCGTTTTTCGTACGTACGGTTTTAGCGCATCGCCATTCCATCACGTACGATGATCGACAACCCATTTTCGCGTCAAGGTGTACTCGTTCGAGAAAGTGAGGGAGTTACGACATGGATGAACAACTTCCAGGTGTCTCTGTCGAAATGTTGTGCCCACAGTACTGGATGAGTCGATGTCAGGACGGGCGCGTCTACCACGTGGATGCGTGTAACAAGCGGATCGCTCAGTCAGGACCACTGTATTCCCTGACGCAGGTGGCACAATTCCCAATCGTAAAGCCAACCCGCCCATCCGAGGTTCGATTCGATGAACAGGGAAGAGCGATCGAGGACGTGGGCTGGGACTTCATCGAGAGCGTTTCACGGGTTCGAACTTGTTCACCAACGCCAGGATTTGCTGTGGAGTCTACAGACTTGCGCCGCTTTGCTGTGGCGACACCCGCATTCCAATCCGCTGCGGATAAAGAGTTTGACTTGATCCAGGACACTGCCCTCCACACGTTCGAACCGCTCGTCGTGGCGGGGGAGAGTCAGGATGGCCACTGGCTCTACGTCTACACAACGACGTATCGCGGATTTGTCGCGAAGCAGTCCGTCGCTGTGACGACGTGGGATCGCTTTGAACAATTGCGAGCCAGTACGCCATTTGTCGTTGTGACGAAACCGTTTACGCTAAGTCAGCCGCAGCCCTACGATGCGACGGTCTCGCACAGATGGCTGGAGTTTGCCGCCGTTCTACCGCTGGCGGAGAGACAAGAAGCCTTAGGAAGACAACATGTTCTGGGCAACGTCTGCGTCTTGCTGCCCGTGCGCGGGAACGACGGAGAATTGATGATGCGTCCGGCGTACGTGAGGCAGGCGGACGTGCACGTAGGGTGGCTTCCCTTCAAGCGCGAATCGTGTGTTTCGATGGCCTTTACACTGCTGCACGAGCGATATGGTTGGGGTGGGCGACTCGGAGTTCACGACTGCTCCAGCTTCACGCGAGACGTGTACCGAACGATGGGGGTAGAGTTGCCGCGCGACGCTGCTGTGCAGGAGACGGCGCTGCCTTGGCGGATCCCATTTGCCACGGGACTCACTCGTCGTGATAGGTGCCGGCGTTTGGAACAACTTCATCCTGGCGATTTGCTCTATATGCCAGGACACACCATGATCTACCTCGGTTCCATTCAAGGTACACCTTATGTCATCCACGATTTCGCCGGATATGTGGAGGAAGGTACTGAAATACCGATTAATCAGGTGATGGTCTCCACACTCGACATTCAGACAAAGTCAGGTGCCACTTATCTCGAAAAGCTTTCCTCTGCCGGGGCGGTGATGGTGCAGTGAAGGCCGAAGTTGTAGAGAATATCACTGAGATCGTCGGCAGAGAAGGCGTGCTCACCACGCCGAACAGCCTGTATGCGTACTCGTTCGACGCGACGCCGATCTTGCGCGCCAATCCGGATGTTGTCGTCATCCCGAGGACGACGGAACAGTTGGCACAGGTACTGCGGTTGGCGGATGCTCACAAAATCCCAGTGATTCCACGTGGTTCCGGCACAAATCTCGCCGGTGGGACGATTCCCGTCGAAGGCGGAATCGTCCTCAACATGACGCGCTTTAACCAAATCTACGAGATAGATGAGAAGAATCTCACGGTCACAGTAGGGCCAGGTGTGATTACGGCCGATTTGCACAAAGCAGTCGAAGCGGCGGGCTTGTTTTACCCGCCGGACCCCGGAAGTCAGCGGATCTCGACGATCG
This window encodes:
- a CDS encoding MurR/RpiR family transcriptional regulator, encoding MVPSGGLIRLREALPRLSDSEARIAEFIIQNPSEFVNLTIQELASRSQSSPAAAVRLWKSLGFTGYQEFKIRVASDVQSNVAEEYSELKVGSSFAAVLRSVEERHLQSIQNTLRLLDESAVEEAVRVIHRASKVMTYGIGASAVVADDLAQKLTRIGFPVYEAADFHKAAVLASQLNDQDVLVLLSHSGATSEVVEVAEIAKRKGAHLIAVTRFGDTPLSRIVDTKLYVSAVEPQVRLGATTSRMAALTVIDVLLVSLANQFREEIYEALEVTRNVVKSHKFRN
- the murQ gene encoding N-acetylmuramic acid 6-phosphate etherase; its protein translation is MFEHLQTEQINEETEHLDSSSSLEIVTLMNHADKSVPIAVEKVLPKVALAIDQIVVRLKQGGRLIYAGAGTSGRLGILDAAECPPTFSTPPDLVQSIIAGGKEATFRAIENAEDDEPAGAKALSALELSTLDAVVGLSASGRTPFVKGALQHAATHGALTISVSCNPASEIGKLAQIAIDVQTGPEVLAGSTRLKAGTAQKMILNMISTGAMVGLGKVYKNLMVDMKATNFKLQERSKSIIMRATGTTYETAESTLAAADQHVKLAILMIEKGVSADVGKRLLDAAEGHLGNALSIEEGSR
- a CDS encoding sugar ABC transporter permease; this translates as MRKRRWPIIVGFLTPALVLYLMFIVYPFLSSIRYSLYNWNGVGPLVDFIGLKNFTYVLFSHEFAPQFWRAVAHNLYFFVLSMILTSIFGLLLAYLLVAVKERASRWFQVIYFIPMVVPPVVVAYIWSMYLEPNYGAISRALTSLHLNVLNVPFLGSGALALPTIAVITAWAGMGFPILIFIAAMINIPEEMIEAAKVDGASRTKIFFSVIFPFIKPTFLTITTLNFVGAFGAFDYIYIMEGTQAGPNYATDVIGTLFYRTAFGGFGTTAQGVGLATALAFVGFIIVMIASAFLVLLQRRASMDL
- a CDS encoding DUF1343 domain-containing protein, encoding MVMIGAEMLLHAHRQCITGKQLGLVSNYNVTDSALRSIVELLVEEREWHVAKLFGPEHGMLNCAKEGEQVPSAHDPHTGLPTYSLYGDTLQPTPEMLSDLDALVIDVPDIGSRYYTNMNTMAYCLQACAQNGLECIVLDRPNPIGGVVREGNIPDKKFHSFVGMIDIPNRHGLTMGEIATLYNQTLPVPAPLTVIRCEGWQRSMWQVETGLPFVSPSPNTTNLDMVALYPGTCLFEGTNISEGRGTTHPFEMLGAPFIHAFELADAINAKKLPGIVARPTFFVPTYKKYPGDLCEGIQLHITDRRALRPLTVGLTLIDVISKLYDQHFTFTHQDEEGRYFFDLLAGTDRLRTLVNAGKTMDFLAECDESVQSFNKDIADILLY
- a CDS encoding extracellular solute-binding protein; amino-acid sequence: MKKTKKAMLSTLALALAATGTLAGCGTGGGGTPTVTVWSWRSQDAALWKQVQAALNAKGDKVNIQFRAINATSYDSVLQTAMDGGKGPDIFYGRAGVGTLDYAAANMISPVDKIANLSSINSAALQSVQWKGKTYGVPFAIQTMEVFYNKDIFKKYGLSVPKTWADFLHVCQVLKSHNVTPISTMGIQSWMLALNFDEIGATMLGNQFTQQLVDKQAKYTDAPYVDALSKYQSLAPYFESNFKAVGSAGNEQETQFALGNAAMVMDGIFDVPTIQQFNPKLNMGAFLIPPATSTQSAKIDWYVDGDIAMNSKISNTAEQKAAQEVLAFTATKQFGQDFSDIAGEISPIAGVQVPKKYPLSIQAYNWYQTVPISPIFSIRSPMDTPPPTPITSQTKNAASNDAGIYSAEQKVLLPLLTNQMTPAKAADEVQQTVNWYFK
- a CDS encoding serine hydrolase; translated protein: MTLSVNAHRLQRIAEIVRREIEEENIPGAVVAVGRGEDTAYFEAFGYAENVNGLTRQMTKETVFDLASLTKVTATLPAVLSLVDDGDIRLNDPVALFIPEFTDASKGVVTVRHLLTHSAGLVPSRLFYELFNTPEAITAAIRREGIGITPGVRTEYSDIGFMLLGEIVKAVSGLSLDQFASERVFTQLGMSDTMFCPPPSTFARIAATEHGKVGIVHDENAEALGGVSGHAGLFASMADLISYVGMWLGHKPLLSFAVRRLAVQNHTPSLPGNRGLGWVCRHDAYDHTGDLWPETTVGHTGFTGTSLAFDPASGLWMIILTNDVHYGRQKKAVIRLRHRLHNVAASAIRWE
- a CDS encoding carbohydrate ABC transporter permease gives rise to the protein MHFKRPVIAYLILALFAVIALYPLIDMLLMSFKDLPGIIAQPFSWPTSWHLENYVNAWGEGNLLSYLINTAIVSVVSVTVITFFSSMAAYVIARFNFKGNQIIYLTFLAGLALPIQMIAVPLFILMKQMYLIDNLLSVILIYSASGLSFSVFLLVNFIRSVPKDLEEAAFIDGAGYLQTYWHVILPLIRPSLSTTALLNFISAWNGFFFPLILLTNPNRMTVAVGVLSFVGQYSTQWNLLLPALVIVMLPTIIVFVFASRQFIRNMTAGAVKM
- a CDS encoding NlpC/P60 family protein, with product MDEQLPGVSVEMLCPQYWMSRCQDGRVYHVDACNKRIAQSGPLYSLTQVAQFPIVKPTRPSEVRFDEQGRAIEDVGWDFIESVSRVRTCSPTPGFAVESTDLRRFAVATPAFQSAADKEFDLIQDTALHTFEPLVVAGESQDGHWLYVYTTTYRGFVAKQSVAVTTWDRFEQLRASTPFVVVTKPFTLSQPQPYDATVSHRWLEFAAVLPLAERQEALGRQHVLGNVCVLLPVRGNDGELMMRPAYVRQADVHVGWLPFKRESCVSMAFTLLHERYGWGGRLGVHDCSSFTRDVYRTMGVELPRDAAVQETALPWRIPFATGLTRRDRCRRLEQLHPGDLLYMPGHTMIYLGSIQGTPYVIHDFAGYVEEGTEIPINQVMVSTLDIQTKSGATYLEKLSSAGAVMVQ
- a CDS encoding BadF/BadG/BcrA/BcrD ATPase family protein, with product MSTYIGVDGGGTKTQVFLIDNGGGATIIAPSSNPNVVGWNEAQDVVTRSICACLAARNLKREDVRGLSICMSGVDRPAESARLHAVFQERFPNSAVEIKNDALAALAAGTRGQSGVVLIAGTGSIAVGESTTGQIARAGGYGYLLGDEGSGFAIGRAGLMAAIQGFEGRASQTALWERAMDVYDVDHTQSLIPLVYASAHPVNTIAKFAKEVVALADSDSVADQIIAGAVSDYLRLVEAVVRDLAGEVGQTTVLAGGLFTNTDVLVRRLAKVAPAMRFQPLSATSAFGSAAAGAALRAVKVAFQARGLATDAGISLWQTSLEKLKSQGGAVQEMDVVMTYG